Genomic DNA from Pelosinus sp. UFO1:
CTCTTGGATTTACTTTTAATGCGTCCTGGGCTGCTTGTCTTGACATTGGTGGTAAATTTGCTGGTTCAGTTTCTGGGTGGATGAACTTTTGGGGCAACCTGGGCGGTATTGCCGCTCCTGTTGTTACGGCATGGATTGCAACAAATTATGGATGGCAGGCTGCCATTGTGACAACTGCAGCTTCGGCTGTAGTTGGTATTATCGCATGGTTAGCTGTAAAGCCTGATGTGCCGTTGGCTATAAAAGTAGAAGAAAAGCTGGAAAAAATTGCATAGGAGAGATGCTATATGTTAAAAGAATTTTCCCTTGGCTATGGTGATCAGGAAGTTACCATATCCTTGCCTAAAGAACGTATTTTAAACGTGGTAGAAGGCAAACCAGTTAAGGCTCTAGTCGATGTAGAAGCCGCTGTAGCTGCTGCACTAAATAACCCAATTGGCACACCGCCTCTTAAGGAGGTAGTACAGCAAGGTGACAAGGTTATGATCATAGCCAGTGATATTACTCGTAAATGGGTACGTCACGATTTGTTTTTACCAACTTTATTGAATGAATTAAATAAGTCTGGAGTACCAGATGAAGATATTTCCCTAATTGTGGCACTGGGCGCTCATCGACACCATACTCATGAAGAGAATGTAGCAACCTTTGGTCAAGAAGTGGTAGACCGCATTACCCTCTTGCAAAGTTATGCTCCAGAAACAGACGATTTTGTTTGTATCGGTCAAACGTCTCGGGGGAAAGATGTCTGTATAAATAAACATGTAGTGAATGCAGATAAGGTTATATTGACAGGCGGTATTGTTCATCATTTAATGGCTGGTTTTGGCGGGGGACGTAAGGCAATTATGCCTGGTGTGTCTTCTTATAGTACGATCCAGGGAAATCATAGCTTATGTCTTCATGATGTTGTAGGGCAAGGCGTTAGCCTAGAGTGTATTGCGGGGAAATTAGAAAACAATCCAATGCATGCCGATATGTTAGAAATGGCAGAACTGCTTAAACCTGCATTCTTACTCAATGCAGTCTTTACCCCAGAGGGGCAGTTCGCTTCTTTTGTGGCAGGTCACTGGCATGAAGCTTGGCTACAAGGTTGTAAGACTGCAAGCGATATCTTTGGTGTTCCTGTAAACGGCAAAGCTGACCTGGTTATTGCTTCTGCTGGTGGATTTCCTAAAGATATTAATTTATACCAAGGGTCAAAAACAATTGGTAATGCCTTTATGGCAGTAAAACCGGGGGGAGTCGTCATTTTATTATTAGAATGCCGCGATATGATGGAACCACCTGATTTTAGTGATTGGTTTAACTATGAATCTTTATATGACCGGGAGGTTGCCTTACGAGAAGCCTTTACCGTTCCAGGATTCATTGCGTTAAAACTAGGTACTATGGCCAAGGAAGTTCCTCACATTGTTGTTTCCTTGCCACGAAATAAAGAATTTATTGAAAAAACAGGTATGTTGGCGGCTGCTAGCTTAGAAGAGGCTGTTCGTATGGCTGAAGAAAAGTTAGGCAAGAAAGACTATACCATTACAATAATGGCACATGGCGCGAATACCGTTCCAGTAGAAGGTGTTTGAAACAATTCGATATATAATTAATAGAGGAAGTTTACAATCTTAAGGTTGTAAACTTCCTTTTGCTACTATAGTAAAAAGATTTATGTAGTTATATAATGTAACTATCTGATGTGTTAGGAGTGTGTGCATGTTAACGAATATTAAGAGAAGAAAGGATATTTTGAATCTTATCTTTAAGCTAGGGTCGGTAAAGGTGACAGCCTTAGCTCAGCAATATGAAGTAAATGAAGCAACAATCCGTAGAGATTTGAAATATTTATCTGAGAGTAATAATATAAAGTTAGCCTATGGTGGAGCTTATATGGAAGAGGGGAAAACTTGCTACTCCATTGCAGAAGTACATCTGGCCAATAAAAGGATGCAGAACTTTGAGGAAAAGCAAGTAATTGCACGTAAGGCTGCAATGTTAATTAAAGATGGTGAAACAATTGCTTTAAATGCGGGCAGTACCGTAGAATACATTTTGGATTATTTAGAGAATATTACTTCTTTAAACGTTGTTACTTTATGTGTACATGTTGCAGTTAAAGCGGCGAGTCTCCCTTATGTGTCTGTATATATGCCGGGAGGGAAAATGAGAAATTCTTCAGGTGTTTTTTGTGGTGGAGATAGTGAAGAATTTTTGAGGAAATTCAGTGTGGATAAATGCTTCCTCGGTGTAGCAGCTGTAAATCTTAAAAAAGGTGTCATGCATCCTGTCTTTGAAGAAATCGCTAACAATAGAGTTTTACTAGATATCGCCGAACAAAAGTATATGTTATCTGATTCTTCTAAACTTGATTGTGTTTCATTAGCTAGTATGGCAGAATTAGAAGAATTCAATGGCTTTATTGTTGATAATAAATTTCCTGATGTATATAGAGAGTTTGCCGAATTGAATAATATTGAAATTATTTAAGGTTTCGAAGAGTCCTAATATGGGCTCTTCTTTTTTTGCGATTGACAAAGAATGGAAGAGATGTAATAATAAAAACGACAAGAAAATGCATGATGTACATATAAAGTTTATATATTAATGCTATGAAATATATAATTGTTATGTAAAACGTGCAAAAACATAATGAAAGGTTGGTGTGTTCTTTTG
This window encodes:
- a CDS encoding DeoR/GlpR family DNA-binding transcription regulator — protein: MLTNIKRRKDILNLIFKLGSVKVTALAQQYEVNEATIRRDLKYLSESNNIKLAYGGAYMEEGKTCYSIAEVHLANKRMQNFEEKQVIARKAAMLIKDGETIALNAGSTVEYILDYLENITSLNVVTLCVHVAVKAASLPYVSVYMPGGKMRNSSGVFCGGDSEEFLRKFSVDKCFLGVAAVNLKKGVMHPVFEEIANNRVLLDIAEQKYMLSDSSKLDCVSLASMAELEEFNGFIVDNKFPDVYREFAELNNIEII
- the larA gene encoding nickel-dependent lactate racemase, with the translated sequence MLKEFSLGYGDQEVTISLPKERILNVVEGKPVKALVDVEAAVAAALNNPIGTPPLKEVVQQGDKVMIIASDITRKWVRHDLFLPTLLNELNKSGVPDEDISLIVALGAHRHHTHEENVATFGQEVVDRITLLQSYAPETDDFVCIGQTSRGKDVCINKHVVNADKVILTGGIVHHLMAGFGGGRKAIMPGVSSYSTIQGNHSLCLHDVVGQGVSLECIAGKLENNPMHADMLEMAELLKPAFLLNAVFTPEGQFASFVAGHWHEAWLQGCKTASDIFGVPVNGKADLVIASAGGFPKDINLYQGSKTIGNAFMAVKPGGVVILLLECRDMMEPPDFSDWFNYESLYDREVALREAFTVPGFIALKLGTMAKEVPHIVVSLPRNKEFIEKTGMLAAASLEEAVRMAEEKLGKKDYTITIMAHGANTVPVEGV